ATCTAGATTGGGGACCGTCATGAGCGAAACCGCAGAGTCCGGTGCGGCGGTGCGAGGCGAGGCGCTTGGGCGCCGTCTGGCGCAGGCCGAGGCCTTGTGCCGCGAGCGCGGCGTGCGCTTCACGCCGCTGCGCCGCCGTGTGTTCGAAAGCCTGATTGCGCGTGGGGCGCCTGCCGGCGCCTACGAACTGTTGGCGGATCTGCGTGAAGCCGGGTTCGCCGACGCGCCGCCGACGGTGTACCGTGCGCTCGACTTTCTGCGCAGTCAGGGGCTCGCCCACCGCGTGCGCAGCACGAACGCCTTTGTGGCCTGCGATCACCCCGGAGACACCCACACTCATGGCGGCGTGTTGTTGATCTGCCGGGATTGCGGACATGCCGCCGAGATCGACCATGGCGCGCTCGGCGGCGCGGTGCGGGAGGTGGCAGCGGCCCACGGTTTCGAGCCGGCGTCGCAGTTGATCGAGGTCAGCGGACGTTGCCGACGGTGCCGGCGCGCGTGAGCATTTCTCAGGAGTTTTTGATTGGCGCCGCCGGCTTGTGCGTGGATTTCGACGAGCGGCGAGTGCTGGATCGCATTGATCTGACGCTGGGTGAGCGTGAGATCGTTACGCTCATCGGCCCCAACGGTGCGGGCAAGACGACATTGGTCAGAACCTTGCTCGGGCTGCAAAGGCCGAGTGCCGGACGCCTGTCGCGCCGTCCGGGCCTGCGTCTTGGCTACATGCCGCAGCGGGTGACCGTGGACGCCGTGATGCCGATGAACGTGGCGCGCTTCCTGCGTCTCGGCGCGCGTCACCGGGCC
The Acidihalobacter prosperus DNA segment above includes these coding regions:
- a CDS encoding Fur family transcriptional regulator, whose translation is MSETAESGAAVRGEALGRRLAQAEALCRERGVRFTPLRRRVFESLIARGAPAGAYELLADLREAGFADAPPTVYRALDFLRSQGLAHRVRSTNAFVACDHPGDTHTHGGVLLICRDCGHAAEIDHGALGGAVREVAAAHGFEPASQLIEVSGRCRRCRRA